A genomic region of Streptococcus suis contains the following coding sequences:
- the uvrB gene encoding excinuclease ABC subunit UvrB, translating to MINRNTENQFKLVSKYAPSGDQPQAIETLVDNIEGGEKAQILMGATGTGKTYTMSQVIARVNKPTLVIAHNKTLAGQLYSEFKEFFPENAVEYFVSYYDYYQPEAYVPSSDTYIEKDSSVNDEIDKLRHSATSALLERNDVIVVASVSCIYGLGSPKEYSDSVVSLRPGQEISRDQLLNSLVDIQFERNDIDFQRGRFRVRGDVVEIFPASRDEHAFRVEFFGDEIDRIREIESLTGKVLGDVDHLAIFPATHFVTNDDHMETAIAKIQAELEEQLKVFEAEGKLLEAQRLKQRTDYDIEMLREMGYTNGVENYSRHMDGRSEGEPPYTLLDFFPEDYLIMIDESHMTMGQIKGMYNGDRSRKEMLVNYGFRLPSALDNRPLRREEFESHVHQIVYVSATPGDYEMEQTDTVVEQIIRPTGLLDPEVEVRPTMGQMDDLLGEINARVEKGERTFITTLTKKMAEDLTDYLKEMGVKVKYMHSDIKTLERTEIIRDLRLGVFDVLIGINLLREGIDVPEVSLVAILDADKEGFLRNERGLIQTIGRAARNSEGHVIMYADKVTESMRKAMEETARRRQIQIAYNEEHSIIPQTIKKEIRDLISVTKAVTQDKEEVVDFNALNKDERKAMIKKLEVQMQEAAEVLDFELAAQIRDMVIELKAMG from the coding sequence ATGATCAATCGAAATACTGAAAACCAATTTAAACTAGTGTCAAAATATGCACCGTCTGGTGACCAGCCCCAAGCCATTGAAACTTTGGTTGATAACATCGAGGGGGGCGAAAAAGCCCAGATTCTCATGGGGGCGACTGGTACTGGTAAGACCTACACCATGAGTCAGGTCATTGCCCGTGTCAATAAGCCTACCTTGGTCATCGCCCACAACAAGACCTTGGCTGGTCAGCTCTACAGCGAGTTCAAAGAATTCTTCCCGGAAAATGCGGTCGAATACTTCGTGTCTTACTATGATTACTACCAGCCAGAAGCCTATGTACCGTCTAGTGATACCTATATTGAGAAGGACAGTTCGGTCAATGATGAGATTGACAAACTCCGTCACTCAGCGACCTCAGCACTTCTCGAACGAAATGATGTTATTGTCGTGGCCTCCGTTTCCTGTATCTACGGTTTGGGATCGCCAAAGGAATATTCAGATAGCGTGGTCAGCCTGCGCCCAGGTCAGGAGATTTCCCGTGACCAGTTGCTTAATTCCTTGGTCGATATTCAGTTTGAGCGCAACGACATCGACTTCCAACGAGGACGTTTCCGTGTGCGTGGAGATGTGGTGGAGATTTTCCCAGCTTCTCGTGATGAGCATGCCTTCCGTGTGGAGTTTTTCGGGGATGAAATCGACCGCATTCGTGAGATTGAGAGTCTGACAGGTAAGGTTTTGGGCGATGTGGACCACTTGGCGATTTTCCCTGCCACCCACTTCGTGACCAACGATGACCACATGGAAACGGCTATTGCCAAGATTCAGGCGGAACTGGAAGAGCAGCTCAAGGTCTTTGAGGCAGAAGGAAAACTCTTAGAAGCTCAGCGATTGAAACAACGAACCGACTACGACATTGAGATGCTGCGGGAAATGGGCTACACCAACGGAGTCGAGAACTATTCACGACACATGGACGGGCGAAGCGAGGGTGAGCCTCCATATACCCTGCTGGACTTTTTCCCTGAAGACTACCTGATTATGATTGACGAGAGCCACATGACCATGGGGCAGATTAAGGGGATGTACAATGGTGACCGCTCACGCAAGGAGATGTTGGTCAATTATGGTTTCCGTCTTCCGAGTGCACTGGACAACCGTCCGCTGCGCAGGGAAGAATTTGAGAGCCATGTCCACCAGATTGTCTATGTATCTGCGACGCCGGGTGATTATGAAATGGAGCAGACTGATACCGTTGTCGAGCAGATTATTCGGCCGACAGGGCTTTTGGATCCAGAAGTGGAAGTCCGTCCAACCATGGGTCAAATGGATGACCTCTTGGGTGAAATCAATGCCCGTGTTGAGAAAGGTGAGCGGACCTTTATCACTACCCTGACCAAGAAAATGGCAGAGGACTTGACCGACTACCTGAAAGAAATGGGGGTCAAGGTCAAGTATATGCACTCGGACATCAAGACCTTGGAGCGTACGGAGATTATCCGTGATTTGCGCCTGGGTGTCTTTGATGTCTTGATAGGGATTAACCTCTTGCGTGAAGGGATTGACGTGCCAGAAGTCAGTCTGGTCGCTATTCTAGATGCTGACAAGGAAGGCTTCCTCCGTAATGAACGGGGGCTCATCCAGACAATTGGTCGGGCAGCTCGTAACTCTGAAGGTCATGTGATTATGTATGCGGATAAGGTCACCGAGTCCATGCGCAAGGCTATGGAGGAAACCGCCCGCCGCCGTCAAATCCAGATAGCTTATAATGAAGAACATAGTATCATTCCACAAACTATTAAAAAGGAAATCCGTGACCTGATTAGCGTGACCAAGGCTGTCACTCAGGACAAGGAAGAAGTGGTGGACTTCAATGCCCTCAACAAAGATGAACGCAAGGCTATGATCAAGAAACTGGAAGTTCAAATGCAGGAAGCAGCAGAAGTGCTTGACTTTGAACTGGCAGCGCAGATTCGTGATATGGTCATCGAGTTGAAAGCGATGGGGTAG
- a CDS encoding PIN-like domain-containing protein yields MNFKDEFYGFYRNDLSIDSITKENTIIVFDTNSLLNVFRFTPEAAKKYFETIEKVQDFIYIPYLVALEFHFHKSETLLLSKVNVEKFKSRFNKNWNKIKSEAAKTLFSSLTFRNDLQQEELSSYLSSLLDSSELGIEAKLLEKISSISDTQKATFSSLIEILEQKTRKRYGQDWINEVEKRGEERYKKDIPPGFNDKNKKDSRGYNGIVYQQKFGDLIIWEDMLEKSSESDIKNVVFVTSDGKRPDKTDLNYKVLVGKDEKGKDKYQVVGPRIELIEEMREKSGASFYLMDELEFIKRFSGSEISNRMAKSIGDTLEELANSMSSLAPQQSKDMVQAFTKATSSLSNSFTSKVERREVTDIFELEEKLNQDYNIMDSLAEYVEDKLPNMDFEGEYFSGWGEFEDIHILSSNIDEYAFEDNFYEITCTAIVNAEVEFNIVTKNPDFEQGEEEFFYESSSRDLEFTIEFTYDMDYDMFENIVIVDYYFI; encoded by the coding sequence ATGAATTTTAAAGATGAATTCTATGGTTTTTATAGAAATGATTTGAGTATTGATTCAATAACTAAAGAAAATACAATTATTGTATTTGATACCAATTCGTTATTGAATGTATTTCGCTTTACTCCCGAAGCAGCCAAAAAATATTTTGAAACAATAGAGAAAGTTCAAGATTTTATCTACATTCCCTACTTAGTTGCATTGGAATTCCATTTTCATAAATCTGAGACTTTATTGTTAAGTAAAGTGAATGTTGAAAAATTTAAGAGTAGATTCAATAAAAATTGGAATAAGATAAAAAGTGAGGCAGCTAAGACATTATTTTCTAGTCTAACTTTTCGAAATGACTTACAGCAAGAGGAGCTGAGTTCTTACTTAAGTAGTCTGTTAGATTCAAGTGAATTAGGAATAGAGGCGAAACTACTGGAAAAGATTTCTTCAATAAGTGACACTCAAAAAGCAACTTTTTCTTCATTAATCGAGATTTTAGAGCAGAAGACACGAAAACGCTATGGGCAGGATTGGATAAATGAGGTTGAGAAACGAGGAGAGGAACGCTATAAGAAAGATATTCCGCCGGGATTTAATGATAAAAATAAGAAAGACAGCAGAGGTTATAATGGTATTGTCTATCAACAAAAGTTTGGGGATTTAATTATTTGGGAAGATATGCTGGAAAAATCTTCAGAGAGTGATATAAAAAATGTTGTATTTGTGACATCTGATGGAAAACGTCCTGATAAAACTGATTTGAATTATAAAGTATTAGTTGGAAAAGATGAAAAGGGTAAAGATAAATATCAGGTGGTTGGACCGAGAATTGAACTGATTGAGGAGATGAGGGAGAAGTCAGGAGCTAGTTTTTATTTGATGGATGAGCTTGAATTTATTAAGAGATTTTCTGGTAGTGAAATCTCTAACCGAATGGCTAAATCAATTGGTGATACCCTTGAAGAGCTTGCTAATTCAATGTCTTCGTTAGCTCCCCAACAGTCGAAAGATATGGTTCAAGCCTTTACGAAGGCAACATCATCTTTAAGTAATAGTTTTACTTCTAAAGTTGAGAGACGAGAGGTTACGGATATATTTGAACTTGAAGAAAAATTGAATCAAGATTATAACATTATGGATTCGTTGGCTGAATATGTTGAAGATAAGTTACCCAATATGGATTTTGAAGGAGAATATTTTTCAGGCTGGGGAGAGTTTGAAGATATTCATATATTGAGTTCTAATATTGATGAGTATGCTTTTGAAGATAATTTTTATGAGATTACTTGTACTGCAATTGTTAATGCTGAAGTAGAATTTAATATTGTTACAAAAAATCCTGATTTTGAACAAGGAGAAGAAGAATTCTTTTATGAATCAAGCAGTCGTGATTTAGAATTTACGATTGAGTTTACGTATGATATGGATTATGATATGTTTGAAAATATTGTAATTGTTGATTATTATTTCATTTAA
- a CDS encoding ZmpA/ZmpB/ZmpC family metallo-endopeptidase, translating into MKNIFGEKRQRFGFRKLSIGLVSAAVASLFFASSVAAAPSASAQSINYSYVTEQELTDAEKELIIRDLPGLAQETDANYYLIYRPATGTASTPSTSSSQVLPNTGSVETGLLVAGGVSLLLLAVRFGKKGKKELTGVILLTATGASFLGPTSSALTSQILAQYNHAIEISAGQALPAPAEIDGYVYVGYLKDSKAIEQTTSEEEKTAEFPASEGIRTETIINKTEAIPFEIQTVENPQLSEGTERVLQEGQDGERTVTIKQVHSKGQIISEEEISSTVTKTAVPKIVEVGTKQATDDIVTEVPDTAPSHELPTLQITEEVSTYTESIPFETQEVADDTLLEGTRQIVQEGKVGQKTIETKKTYIDGILVKTETVSETINQTAAPQIIHVGTKPVTSVPDSAPSHEVPTISLTEETLTHTEAIAFDVKEIYDANLAEGSREVEQKGQAGVRTIETKNYYADGVLIKSEQVSDVVTKAPVTEVVRVGTKTADVLGVENVVATEEIPFETTVTETEELYVGEEKVVNEGKVGSKEVTTTYQTINGVRQSNPTVIEKVLEEPTTKEVLKGTKPIEGTESDTETVDIAFETEYVDDPTLLEGKTKVVTAGVNGSKTVTTTYQTIKGVRQENPTVTEEITKQPVKQVIARGTKVEKVPQVIITDLVENDDAKSATISYKLTDETANFLRAVALLYDNTGALVQEQAITDPNGQLTLENLDFYTDYTVKTKIFYTMAEQEQSSEQEAVLESMRKFDLVYKKIEIKDIDAVTVYRRKNGSYIGQEFLEELPTTTDELFIKVTSDRFKEVYLPMSSIEETTLNGKAVFKLVSSFDELVQDKDAQYIANREFYIPKMATDANTYTSFKALIDAMKANPKGTFKLGAHLDASEVPVGDVASYVTNFSGTLDGLNDGYAFSISNLKAPLFFNLGGKVQNLDIKNASLNTTSKNPLATIAINANGATITNVAVEASLKGPQHVSGLVHSATNSTIKDVSFKGSIEVTGTEASLTGGILGNGTMASVGNAKVDATITLPGTANQVAGGIVGRTMLVYDVPGSVYNSYATGSIVTPESAAIVGGIAGANQVTGAYAPYSGNVNNVISDMTGATSIIGQPANPNGKIKDGFTTTSDSLSNVTVITDEEAQAKVEAMAIQATIDDSVPLNLNHYSVDYLTLDKAQADHEIAYYNMEKILPFYNKELLVYYGNKIATDDKLNKVRLLDVVPMKDNVVVADVYAEKANINKIMLHYADGTVDYKTVSYLEDFKNNHVVEYTISGTDLIYTPESFLNDRSALVNDLVSSLSTVVLDSDAMKALINYPTTLNADTQTGTAKDFYFGESYDQVMANLESNVRKILVASLNGQGKASEDYIKEKITNNKEAFVLGLTYLNRWYDINFGEMNTKDLTIFEPDFFGNDAASALDMILAIGNGGYDVLRAHNNVTTFASIIGKQNNQTKLFDMLEDYRQLFLPEMTNNEWFKQTTKAYVVEGKSLIPEVAAKQETTDTYSKYNVGAYSKIVNDTVSNPTWKYNHMLLPLLTLPQENIFIITNMNTIAIGSYEHYVDDYSTVENRDKVRQMVDLAAERQRDNADFWYKMMDEANRDKLFRSVLNNEGYVMYGKDGTKSYRNLTADVDAIQDFYGPINKWYREHPSIKTAFADGSETYYITYDMLSDYGTALYTHEMVHNQDGDIYLKGYGRRIGQGMEVYAQGLLQNVFNVTEMNLGFNAVYNSDDANRVHVGDPVARFNSEADFNEYYHNQFDVLYLLDYLEGTNILAQSDATKKAWLRKIENYYVQNNGVDTHAGNSARALTDDEVASLKTFNDLIDQSIIVQRQYVNNPTNTSKKWDRNSYVSVPMFAANFSALSNSKGSPGDIMFRRMAFELIAAKGYTDGFVPYASGQLSDLAMEKGSIIYDTWNKKDTGLITDDHVLEYVFQGQYATWAEFKKAMFTERLEKAAAGQLKPFTMQYELGVADSTKEVTVTSFEQLQALMKEAMEADIQANSLNLNNSRVHALKVKVYQALMNSTNDFRTSIFN; encoded by the coding sequence ATGAAAAATATTTTTGGTGAAAAACGACAGCGGTTCGGTTTTCGGAAACTGTCAATTGGACTTGTCTCGGCAGCTGTAGCAAGTTTGTTTTTTGCATCGTCGGTCGCAGCAGCACCGTCAGCTAGTGCTCAGTCTATCAATTATTCCTATGTGACAGAGCAAGAATTGACAGATGCGGAAAAGGAGTTGATTATTCGTGACTTGCCTGGCTTAGCTCAGGAAACGGATGCAAATTATTACCTGATCTATCGTCCAGCTACTGGCACAGCATCTACTCCATCGACAAGCTCGTCTCAAGTTTTGCCAAATACTGGCTCCGTAGAAACCGGACTATTGGTGGCGGGCGGAGTGTCTCTCCTATTATTGGCTGTTAGATTTGGTAAAAAAGGTAAGAAGGAGTTGACGGGTGTCATCCTTTTGACAGCTACAGGAGCAAGCTTCTTGGGTCCAACTAGCTCAGCATTGACGAGTCAAATTTTGGCTCAATATAACCATGCTATCGAAATATCTGCCGGACAAGCGTTACCGGCCCCAGCTGAGATTGATGGCTACGTTTATGTAGGATATTTGAAGGATAGCAAAGCTATTGAACAAACTACTTCGGAAGAGGAAAAAACAGCGGAATTCCCAGCTTCAGAAGGAATCCGTACAGAAACCATTATCAACAAGACAGAGGCCATTCCATTTGAAATTCAAACCGTAGAAAATCCCCAATTATCTGAGGGGACAGAGCGAGTGCTACAAGAAGGACAGGATGGGGAGCGTACTGTAACGATTAAACAAGTCCATTCAAAAGGTCAAATTATTTCGGAAGAAGAGATTTCCTCGACGGTTACAAAAACTGCTGTTCCAAAGATTGTTGAAGTTGGTACAAAACAAGCAACCGATGATATTGTTACAGAAGTACCAGATACAGCGCCTAGTCACGAGTTACCTACCTTACAGATAACAGAAGAAGTATCTACCTACACGGAGTCTATTCCTTTTGAAACACAAGAAGTTGCTGATGACACCTTGCTAGAAGGTACAAGACAGATTGTGCAAGAAGGTAAGGTTGGACAAAAGACAATTGAGACAAAGAAAACCTACATCGACGGTATTTTAGTAAAAACAGAAACCGTTTCTGAAACGATTAACCAAACTGCTGCTCCACAGATTATCCATGTTGGAACAAAGCCAGTCACAAGTGTACCAGATTCGGCACCGAGCCATGAAGTTCCAACGATTTCTTTAACGGAAGAAACACTTACTCATACAGAAGCTATTGCCTTTGATGTGAAAGAAATCTATGATGCAAATTTGGCAGAAGGCAGCCGTGAAGTTGAACAGAAGGGACAAGCTGGCGTTCGGACAATCGAGACTAAGAATTATTATGCCGATGGTGTACTGATTAAATCCGAACAAGTTTCAGATGTAGTGACAAAAGCGCCAGTAACAGAAGTTGTAAGAGTCGGCACGAAAACAGCAGATGTTCTTGGAGTTGAAAACGTTGTCGCAACAGAAGAGATTCCGTTTGAAACGACAGTCACAGAAACAGAAGAACTTTATGTTGGAGAAGAAAAAGTTGTTAATGAAGGTAAGGTTGGTTCTAAGGAAGTTACCACTACTTATCAGACAATCAACGGAGTCCGTCAATCAAACCCAACAGTGATTGAGAAAGTCCTTGAAGAGCCAACAACCAAAGAAGTTCTCAAAGGCACCAAGCCAATCGAGGGTACCGAATCAGACACAGAAACGGTTGACATCGCTTTTGAAACAGAGTATGTTGATGACCCGACACTGCTAGAAGGTAAGACCAAAGTTGTAACGGCGGGTGTAAATGGCTCTAAGACAGTTACAACAACTTACCAGACTATCAAGGGAGTTCGTCAGGAAAATCCTACTGTAACAGAAGAAATTACCAAGCAACCAGTCAAGCAAGTGATTGCGCGTGGTACAAAGGTTGAAAAAGTCCCACAAGTGATTATCACAGACTTGGTTGAAAACGATGATGCCAAGTCAGCGACAATCAGCTACAAGTTGACAGACGAAACGGCTAACTTCCTCCGAGCTGTTGCTCTTCTATATGATAATACAGGTGCCTTGGTTCAAGAACAGGCTATTACAGATCCAAATGGCCAGTTGACACTTGAAAATCTTGATTTCTATACAGACTATACAGTCAAAACTAAGATTTTCTATACAATGGCAGAGCAGGAACAAAGCTCAGAACAAGAAGCTGTTCTTGAAAGCATGCGCAAATTTGATTTGGTCTACAAGAAGATTGAAATCAAGGATATTGATGCGGTGACTGTTTACCGTCGTAAAAATGGTAGCTACATCGGTCAAGAATTCTTGGAAGAACTGCCAACAACCACCGATGAATTGTTTATCAAGGTGACTTCAGACCGCTTCAAGGAAGTATACCTACCTATGTCAAGCATTGAAGAAACGACTTTGAACGGTAAGGCAGTCTTCAAACTAGTTTCATCCTTTGATGAATTGGTACAGGACAAGGATGCCCAATACATTGCCAATCGTGAATTCTACATTCCAAAGATGGCGACTGATGCAAATACCTACACATCCTTCAAGGCTTTGATTGATGCTATGAAGGCAAATCCAAAAGGCACCTTCAAACTAGGAGCGCATTTGGACGCAAGTGAAGTTCCTGTTGGAGATGTTGCATCGTATGTGACCAACTTTAGCGGTACCTTGGATGGATTAAATGACGGCTACGCCTTTTCTATCAGCAACTTGAAAGCACCATTGTTCTTTAACCTTGGTGGTAAAGTTCAAAACTTGGACATCAAAAATGCTAGCCTAAACACAACCTCTAAGAACCCACTTGCGACAATTGCTATCAATGCCAATGGAGCAACCATTACAAACGTAGCAGTAGAAGCAAGCCTTAAAGGTCCGCAACATGTTTCTGGTCTAGTTCATTCTGCAACCAACTCTACTATCAAGGATGTATCCTTCAAGGGAAGTATTGAAGTAACTGGAACTGAAGCCAGCCTAACTGGTGGTATCTTGGGTAACGGTACGATGGCAAGTGTTGGAAATGCCAAGGTTGATGCGACCATTACCCTCCCAGGTACGGCAAATCAAGTAGCTGGTGGTATCGTCGGTCGTACCATGCTTGTCTACGATGTACCAGGAAGCGTCTATAATTCTTATGCAACTGGTTCCATTGTGACGCCTGAATCGGCAGCCATTGTCGGCGGAATCGCAGGTGCCAACCAAGTAACGGGTGCCTATGCTCCATATAGTGGTAATGTTAACAATGTTATCAGTGATATGACTGGTGCGACAAGCATTATCGGTCAACCAGCAAATCCAAATGGTAAGATTAAAGACGGATTTACAACAACATCCGATAGCTTGAGTAATGTCACTGTTATCACTGATGAAGAAGCGCAAGCAAAAGTGGAAGCTATGGCTATTCAAGCGACAATCGACGATTCTGTACCGCTTAATCTCAATCATTATTCAGTAGACTACTTGACCTTGGATAAGGCACAGGCTGACCATGAAATCGCCTACTACAACATGGAGAAAATCTTGCCATTCTACAACAAGGAACTTCTTGTCTATTATGGAAACAAGATTGCGACAGACGATAAGCTCAACAAGGTTCGTTTGCTGGATGTTGTTCCAATGAAGGACAATGTTGTAGTTGCTGATGTCTACGCTGAGAAGGCCAATATCAATAAGATTATGCTTCACTATGCAGATGGCACTGTGGACTACAAGACAGTTTCTTATCTAGAAGACTTCAAGAATAATCATGTGGTCGAGTACACTATATCAGGTACGGACTTGATTTACACGCCAGAATCATTCTTGAATGACAGAAGTGCCCTTGTCAACGACTTGGTAAGCAGCCTTTCTACGGTTGTCCTCGACTCGGATGCTATGAAGGCGCTTATCAATTATCCAACGACTTTGAATGCGGATACTCAGACTGGCACAGCTAAAGACTTCTACTTTGGTGAAAGCTATGACCAAGTGATGGCTAACCTAGAAAGCAACGTTCGTAAGATTTTAGTAGCTAGCCTAAACGGTCAAGGCAAGGCTTCTGAAGATTACATCAAAGAGAAAATCACCAATAACAAAGAAGCCTTTGTGCTTGGTTTGACCTATTTGAATCGTTGGTATGATATCAACTTCGGAGAGATGAATACCAAAGATTTGACCATCTTTGAACCTGACTTCTTCGGAAACGATGCAGCATCTGCTCTTGATATGATTCTTGCAATTGGTAATGGTGGCTACGATGTTCTTCGTGCCCACAACAACGTGACCACTTTTGCATCCATCATTGGTAAACAAAATAATCAGACCAAGCTTTTTGATATGCTGGAAGACTATCGTCAGCTCTTCTTGCCAGAAATGACCAACAATGAATGGTTCAAACAAACCACTAAAGCCTATGTGGTTGAAGGTAAGTCCTTGATTCCAGAAGTAGCTGCTAAGCAGGAAACGACAGATACTTACAGCAAGTACAATGTCGGTGCCTACAGCAAGATTGTGAATGATACGGTGTCTAATCCAACTTGGAAGTACAACCACATGCTCTTGCCACTTTTGACCCTGCCACAAGAAAATATCTTTATTATCACAAACATGAACACCATCGCGATTGGTTCATATGAGCACTATGTAGATGATTATTCAACAGTGGAAAATCGTGATAAGGTTCGTCAGATGGTTGATTTGGCGGCAGAACGCCAACGTGACAATGCGGACTTCTGGTATAAGATGATGGACGAAGCCAACCGTGACAAGCTCTTCAGATCTGTCCTCAATAACGAAGGTTACGTCATGTACGGTAAAGATGGCACGAAGTCTTATCGCAACTTGACAGCCGATGTTGATGCTATCCAAGATTTCTACGGTCCTATCAACAAGTGGTACCGTGAGCATCCGTCTATTAAGACTGCCTTTGCGGATGGAAGTGAGACCTACTATATCACTTACGATATGCTGTCAGATTATGGTACAGCCCTTTATACCCACGAAATGGTCCACAACCAAGATGGCGATATTTATCTGAAAGGCTATGGCCGCCGAATCGGTCAAGGTATGGAAGTTTACGCTCAAGGTCTTCTGCAAAATGTCTTCAATGTCACTGAGATGAACCTTGGATTCAACGCAGTCTATAATAGCGATGATGCCAACCGTGTCCATGTCGGAGATCCAGTTGCACGTTTCAATAGCGAAGCTGATTTCAATGAGTATTACCATAACCAGTTCGATGTGCTTTACTTGCTGGATTACCTAGAAGGTACAAACATCTTGGCTCAATCGGATGCAACGAAGAAAGCTTGGTTGCGTAAGATTGAAAACTACTATGTCCAAAATAATGGTGTTGATACCCATGCTGGAAACTCTGCGCGTGCATTGACCGATGATGAAGTTGCAAGCTTGAAAACCTTCAATGATTTGATTGATCAGAGTATTATCGTTCAGCGCCAATATGTCAACAATCCAACTAACACAAGCAAGAAATGGGATCGAAATAGTTATGTCAGTGTTCCAATGTTTGCAGCTAACTTCTCAGCCCTTTCAAACTCAAAAGGTTCACCAGGCGACATCATGTTCCGCCGTATGGCCTTTGAATTGATTGCTGCTAAAGGCTACACAGATGGTTTCGTACCGTATGCTTCTGGGCAATTATCTGACCTTGCTATGGAGAAAGGCTCAATCATCTACGATACTTGGAACAAGAAAGATACTGGTTTGATTACGGATGACCATGTTCTAGAATATGTCTTCCAAGGTCAGTATGCTACATGGGCTGAATTCAAGAAAGCCATGTTTACTGAGCGTTTGGAAAAAGCTGCAGCAGGCCAACTCAAACCGTTTACCATGCAGTATGAACTTGGTGTTGCTGATTCGACCAAGGAAGTGACTGTCACAAGCTTTGAACAGTTGCAAGCCTTGATGAAAGAAGCTATGGAAGCAGACATCCAAGCGAACAGTCTCAACTTGAACAACAGTCGAGTTCATGCACTCAAAGTAAAAGTTTATCAAGCCTTGATGAACTCTACAAATGACTTCAGAACATCGATTTTTAATTAA
- a CDS encoding GNAT family N-acetyltransferase has protein sequence MMIKPLETESEMLGKAYVHWKAWQEAYADLLPQEFLKNTYTLERCQDWAVRYPQNILIAVMDDKVVGFACYGSSSQEDLQGAGELYTLYVLADYYDQKIGYQLMQAALEKLQSYESVTLWVLEGNARAIAFYEKVGFRFDGVKKTVNLGAERTEYRMILKQKGRENG, from the coding sequence ATGATGATTAAACCACTGGAAACGGAAAGTGAAATGCTAGGCAAGGCCTATGTACATTGGAAGGCTTGGCAGGAAGCCTATGCTGACTTGTTACCTCAGGAATTTTTAAAGAATACTTACACCTTAGAACGCTGTCAAGACTGGGCGGTTCGGTATCCTCAGAATATCTTGATAGCTGTGATGGATGATAAGGTGGTTGGTTTTGCCTGTTACGGCTCGTCTAGTCAGGAGGATTTGCAAGGGGCAGGGGAGCTCTACACCCTCTATGTCTTGGCGGACTATTATGATCAGAAGATAGGCTACCAGCTCATGCAGGCAGCTTTGGAAAAATTGCAGAGCTACGAAAGCGTTACTCTCTGGGTATTGGAGGGGAATGCGCGTGCCATTGCCTTCTATGAAAAAGTTGGTTTCCGATTTGATGGTGTCAAAAAAACGGTCAATTTAGGTGCAGAACGTACAGAATATAGAATGATTTTAAAACAGAAAGGGAGAGAAAATGGCTAG
- a CDS encoding 8-oxo-dGTP diphosphatase: MARKEMVTLTNMCLIEDKEGKVVVQIRDPKRYRWSGVAFPGGHIEEGENFHDSVVREVFEETGLTIGNARLVGIKHWPDKEGHRYIVFLYKATEFTGTIRSTEEGEVRWVEKSELPQMDLAYDLLEILKVMDEPDLSEFFYTRKNEDGEWDRNFR; this comes from the coding sequence ATGGCTAGAAAAGAAATGGTCACTTTGACCAACATGTGTCTAATCGAAGATAAGGAAGGGAAGGTCGTTGTACAGATTCGAGATCCCAAGCGTTATCGTTGGTCTGGTGTTGCCTTTCCAGGTGGACATATTGAAGAAGGCGAGAATTTCCATGATTCGGTTGTTCGTGAGGTCTTTGAGGAGACTGGCTTGACGATTGGAAATGCACGATTAGTCGGAATAAAGCATTGGCCGGATAAGGAAGGGCATCGTTATATTGTATTTCTCTATAAGGCAACAGAGTTTACAGGAACTATCCGATCAACTGAAGAAGGTGAGGTACGTTGGGTCGAGAAGTCGGAGCTGCCTCAGATGGATTTGGCCTATGATTTGCTAGAAATACTGAAAGTCATGGATGAGCCAGATTTGTCCGAGTTCTTTTATACTAGAAAAAATGAAGATGGAGAGTGGGATAGGAATTTTAGGTAG